The following nucleotide sequence is from Cicer arietinum cultivar CDC Frontier isolate Library 1 chromosome 2, Cicar.CDCFrontier_v2.0, whole genome shotgun sequence.
tcatgaatttaaaTTTGGCTGTAATTTGCAGGGGAGGCTCACTCCTTGAAGGTGGAAAAGATTTTGTTTCAAGGAAAATCTGATTATCAGGATGTTATGGTCTTCCAGGTACATGAAGCTTCAGTTATAttcaatgttgtcaaatagccaGTGTAGTGCTATAGCATAacgaaatttgaacaaatcgctATTGCTTCGCGATACACTAATTGGAACAAAGTGTTGTTAAATAGACGCTATTGAAGCGCTATAATACTACAGCgtagcggaatttgaacaaaccgctATTTACCGTTATCCGTAATTGACAACACTGATTATATTTGAAGTGTTAGTCCCCTTCACTTCATCGTCCTAGTTCAATTTACAAAGTATGTTTTCATTTTGCAGTCATCAACATATGGCAAGGTTCTTATTTTGGATGGAGTGATTCAGCTCACAGAAAGGGATGAGTGTGCCTACCAAGAGATGATCACTCATCTTCCTCTCTGCTCTATTCCAAACCCCAAAAAGGTATTTGATATTTCAAATACCTCTTGGAATTTAGTATATGTCTAGTTTACCTGTATTGTCATTCAAATATTAACCTGTTTCCGTGCATAACATTCCAAGTGTATGatgaagttaattttttttttgtctcattGCGATTTTctgttaggttttggttattgGTGGAGGAGATGGGGGAGTCCTACGGGAAGTTTCACGCCATTCTTCAGTGGAAAAGATTGACATTTGCGAAATAGACAAGATGGTTGTTGATGTGAGTACACTAAAACTCTATTCATTCATTGTCTAATCAAAACTAAGGGGCCGTCTACTTTgtgaaaatgttttttattttcatttcttaaAACTTGTGTTAATTTTAACATGCTAATAAGATGTGGGACTCATTAAGCGAACCATTGTGATAGAGAGAAGATGAAATGCTAGTTAAGGATGATGCATTTCAAgaaataatgaaatttttttgacatttcattatttccaaaaatacagataatTGTTCACTTTATGAGTCTCACGTCTGTTCTGTTAGCAAGTAAAATTGACACAAGTTATAGGAAATGAAACTAGAAAATACTTTCACAACGTAAACGAAGTCTAAATAGTTCTATTGACATACAACTAACGTATTTAGTACGGAAGTACAATATCTGCTCAATATCAAATTGAACTCTTCATTCTTTACAGGTCTCCAAACAATTTTTCCCTGATATAGCAGTAGGTTTTGAGGATCCACGTGTGTCACTTCATATCGGCGATGGTATAATAATCAACTACTCTCCATGTTTGTTAGTCACTTCACCGTTTTGTGATAACTTTCTAATGATGGTTTGTCTTTCAATGATCTAGGAGTTGCATTTTTGAAGGCAGCTACAGAAGGAACTTATGATGCAGTTATAGTGGATTCATCTGATCCTATTGGTAGGCTATATCTGAAatgcattttaaattttatggtGTACAGTTAATATAATGCTTTTTTGCTAAGGTTATATTTGTTGTCGTTTAGGTCCTGCTCAAGAGCTTTTCGAAAAGCCCTTTTTTGCGTCAGTTGCAAGGGCTCTTCGTCCAGGAGGAGTTGTGTGTACTCAAGCGGAAAGTATATGGCTTCATATGCATATCATCGAGGACATTGTAGCGAATTGTCGCCAGATATTCAAAGGCTCTGTCAACTATGCTTGGACCACGGTTCCTACGTACCCAAGGTTTGTTCTTTCATACTTTTTTCCCATTTGACAATATCTGTCATATATAACATGCTTTTGGATTAGGGATATGattatatttgttgtttatggtgcttttattttttctgtttCAGTGGGATGATTGGTTTTATGCTCTGCTCAACCGAAGGACCTTCCGTCGATTTCAAGCATCCAGTGAATCCTATAGATGAGAATGATGGCCAGCAGGCAACAAGAccattgaaattttacaacTCAGAGGTATGCTGCTCGAATCATGTTTGCTTTCCCTTACACCAAACTATCCTCAAGGTCGGCCTAAACCCTAATGAGGCCTAAATCAAACTCTAAGATGAGGCCTAAATCAAACTCTAAGATGAGGCCTAAGCAAAGGTTTAGTGGCCTAGGAGTTGGGCCGGCCCTGACTCTTGGGCACAGTTTTTCAACTCGAATTCTCCcattgtgttttttgttttctcattTTCATTTCTATCTTTATTCTTAAATTTTGGTTACATTATGTCTATGCTTTTTTTCTTTCAGCTTCATTCAGCCGCTTTCTGTTTGCCATCTTTTGCTAAGAGGGCGATTGCTTCTAAAGCTAATTGAGAACATTTTCATGTGATTGAAAGGGCACTTTTGGATATCGATCGATCCATCCGTCAATGAAGCGTGGAATAAATTAGTTCTTCAAGTTGACATTGAAGTGTAACTTTTTATTTCATGAAATGAGTTGTAGTTGATGGATTCAGTTCTTAGGGAACTTACCTTAAACATTATTCACAATATGGAACTTTTGTTTAATGCGCATATGCATGCTTTTTACctatttgatattaaaatgtGTTCCTTATGTGTTTTTTGTCTTTAACTATTTGGTTCCTTGGAAAAGGAATCTCGATGATTCAATGTTTGACCGAGGTCCGGGGTAAATAAAGTTTGACAAAGTTAAGTATAAAAAAAGATTGTTATAAACTCATTAATGACTTGAATTTAACTCTTTGATTAAGATACATTTTTATGTTTTGATTAATCAAGTATTTAACTAATTCAATTTGCACATATTGTATCAATGAGTATTAGTTTGTTACACGCCAAACTTAAGACGTGAGACCTTAAGATATCATATGAAGTAATAAATCTTGATAACGCATGTTAATAATTTAAGATTGATCTATGTATTATGTTTAATGTGCAATTATGTAAAAGGTATGATTTACGTGCCTGGTTGTGGATAAAAATGTATGCTTGATGATTGAACACTATGATCTATGTGATATAATGATTTTATAGGTTAGTATGACCCTTATTAAGTGCCAATAAGTTTGTAAGAGTAGCCTAGACATtggaaatatgtattttaggaacgactaaaatcatattttgaatgACATAATAAACTTATGAGTGAAGAAAAGTGATTCATAACTCGAAATAGTGCAAATTCTGCATGGAAATATCGAGGGCTATAAAGAAGATTGCTAGGGATCTCCACGACCTTCTTAGAGGGAAAATAACCTATACGATGATGAATTGCGAAGAGAAAGATGAAAGAAAAAAGTATTATAAATTACAAATCAATTCAAATGTCGAAATTGTTAGATTGAATATAATGTCTCAAATTCACCATGTGAGTTTTTGGTAGTATTTATCgttttgtttgataaaaaaacgTTACAAAGGATAAATAAGATATTCATAAGATCTAGCTCAACTGACAAATGTCAACATTGTTAGACTATATACCAATAAGTTATTTGATTTCGAAATTGTTAGACTATATAAGATTagttgaaattattttattcataaacTAATATTAGGTGTATGTAGAGATACTATTTTGTACTTAacttttttaaactaaataaatggtgaaaataattttttttatcaaataacttACTAATTACACTCATacactttaaatataaataagtaaaGAATTTCAGATTGCATGTCAATGTCTTTCAACTATCGAGAAcaattaatatcattttttcatatatgaaaaataaatgcAGCTAAtatgatggtgatgatgatgtttGTAATTAAATTGGTTCGatctatataaatattaaaagtctCTTCCTCTTATTTTCGCTTTTTtaactttctttttcttttgaagtcattcaaataaattacatggattttttttattggtaaACAAAAAGTTAGATTAAGAGAGACAAATTTCTATGTAAATATGTAATGTTAAGGCGAGCTACTAGCATTATgcaataaaatttagaaaattttcctTTGTAACCTCACATTTATATTTCTAATTTGAGGACAGACACATATAAAAGGGCAAAAAACTTTTCTCTTTCCAAAACTCGAATAGGACACATT
It contains:
- the LOC101504748 gene encoding spermidine synthase 1, with amino-acid sequence MAAENNNAAATIDSPLKRQREEDEQPTNGVSQTLSKDPLQPIHGLSSVIPGWFSEISPMWPGEAHSLKVEKILFQGKSDYQDVMVFQSSTYGKVLILDGVIQLTERDECAYQEMITHLPLCSIPNPKKVLVIGGGDGGVLREVSRHSSVEKIDICEIDKMVVDVSKQFFPDIAVGFEDPRVSLHIGDGVAFLKAATEGTYDAVIVDSSDPIGPAQELFEKPFFASVARALRPGGVVCTQAESIWLHMHIIEDIVANCRQIFKGSVNYAWTTVPTYPSGMIGFMLCSTEGPSVDFKHPVNPIDENDGQQATRPLKFYNSELHSAAFCLPSFAKRAIASKAN